Genomic segment of Avibacterium volantium:
CACAAAATTCCATCAGATCATTTTCGATCAACAACGGTACAACCCACAACACATAAGGCGCTTGGCTTTGCGCAAGCTGATGTAACATTTCACGCCGAATGGCAGGGTGAAGCAAATTATTTAACCACGCTTTTTCTTGCGGACGCTCAAACACAATTTGACGCAAGGCTTGGCGATTTAACTCGCCTGAATCTAACAAAATAGTTTCGCCAAAATGTGCTGCAATTTCCGCCAGCAAAGGTGTTCCTTTCGCCACCACTTCCCTTGCAATAATATCCGCATCAATAATTTCCGCCCCTAACTCGGCAAATAAATCCACAATGGTGCTTTTGCCACTGCCAATGCCGCCTGTTACGCCAACGATATAACTCATTTTTTCCTACCTTTATTTATTTTGCTAGAAATCATACGCTGTCTTTTTTAGCGAAGCAATAATAGGCTCAGGGCAGAAAGGCTTAAAAACGGCGCAAAGGGAATTTGCTGCACAATTTGTTGTCCATCACGCCTGCACAATTTTTGTATGCCACAAAAAATAATGGCATAACAGCAAGCAAGAAAAACAAAGTGCGGTAATTTTTGCCAGAAAACTCCTGCTCCAAGTGCAAACGCTAGCCAACAATCCCCTTCGCCTAACATTGTTTTGTGATAAACCATTTGACTTATGTAGCAAATACTATAAAAAATTAACAAAATTCCCACCGCACTTGCTAAAGCCTGCTCCAACGAAAGCAGAATAATGTGCCAATGCACGCCAAGCAATATCCATAAGAAAAGCCAAACGCATAATAACGGTGAAATCAATCGATAAAGCCAATCAATAATGCTGATTAAAATCACCAAGCTCAACCAAATCGCCCACCATAATGTGATATAAGGATCCGCATTAAGCTTGCTACATAAGGCAAACAATCCTGCAAAGGCAAAAATATAACACAAAAAACTACCGCTCTTTTTATTCTGCCAAGAAGAATGCAGCATTGGCTTTTCTTTTTGTTGTGGCTGGAAAAATTCACAATAATCTTGCCATACAGCTTGTTTTAGCCGTTGGACAAAAGTGGCAATATACAGAAAGATAAGTAGCCCCACAAAGCCACCCAATAAAAATGTCGCAAGCGTAATCATTGGATCATCGCTCCCATATTGAAAATCGGTAAATACATTCCTAGCAACACGGCACCGATTAAACCGCCAATAATCACCATTAGCAAGGGTTCAAGCAGTTGAGAAAGTAGATCCACTTGGTGATTGAGATCCTGCTGATATTTATCAGCAATATGTTGTAGCATCTGTGCTACCTGCCCACTTTCTTCACCTATTTTTAGCATTTGTTGTGCTGTCATTGGAAAGAAATCACTAGCTACGCTATCGGAAAATTTATAACCTTGATTGAGCCAATATAACGCCGTTTCCACCGCTTGATTTAGCACGGGATCAGCCACATCGCTTTTTTCCACCTGCCAGCTTTGCTGTTTTGGGAAAAAAGATTGCAATGCCATATTTAACGGTACGCCTGAACGCAGCATTAATGCAAGGGCTTGGCTAAAGCGAATCAAGCGGGCTAACTGGGTAATCTTGCCGAAAATTGGCATTTTATTGATACATCTATTTTTCCACGTTATTAGCTTTGCCGAACGCTTTAGGCGAAAGCGAATAAACAGCAAAACCAGTATAAATAATAAAGCAAGTTGCCAAAAATGTTGTTGCAACCCTTCGGAAAGATGTAATAAAAATGCGGTAAATGCAGGTAAGCTAGCATTATTATTGCCGTACATTTCAGCAAATTGCGGCACGATAAAAATCAGCAACAACAAGGTCAAAAGCACGGAAATGCCCAGCACCAACATAGGATAAAGCAAGATTTTTTGGATTTTTCGTTGCAGAATTAACGAGTGCTGACGATATTGTGCAATTTGCTCACACACTTGCGCGAGCTTGCCTGTCATTTCGCCCACTTGAATTAGCTGTTGTTCCTGTTGTGAAAAATATTTCCCTTGTTTTTCAATTCCTTGTGCAAAACTTAAACCGCTTTCAAGATCTTCTATCAATCGCCCAAGCCATAGATTTAAAGAAATCACAGTGCAATTCTGCAGCAATAATTGCAAACTTTGCTTAATCGGCACGGCGGATTTCAGCAGTAACGCCAGCTGGTTAATCAGCTCATACAATTCATTCGCTTTCGGTTTACGCGGAAATTGCCAGTTGCGTTGCAGCTTGATATTTTGCAACTGTCGTTGAAACAACGCTTGCCGCGCTATTTCAATATTCTCTGCCACGATCATACCTTGTTGTTTTTGTTGCAAAAAATTCGTAGCTTGCCAATTAAACAGTTTCATTTTGTGATTGTTCATTATGTGATGAATGGGCTAAATACAGATGTCGCCTAGCTTAACCAAGAAAAAAGAGCGAAAAAAATACCGCACTTTATTTTTTCGATTTAGATCGCAAAATTTATTTTTACTTATCGCGAGCCTGCTAAGCCTTGTTGGATAATGCTTTGTTAAAAATATGTTGAAATATGATCGAAATGTTTTTTCTGAGCAAAAATAATTTTGAATTATTAAACAAAAATTAGGCAAATATTAAACAAACAGATACTTAATTCGCGTTATTATTACTTATTGTCAAAAAACTGTGATCTTAATCACATTAAATTGGAGTGTTTTCCTATACAATCCGCGCCAGATTTTAAACTTAAACCATAACCACTTGTATAAGGAGTCCTTATGGCTATTGCGATCATCATCGCAACACACGGCGTGGCGGCAGAGCAACTGCTCAAAACGACCGAAATGTTGATTGGTGAACAAGAAAATGTTGCCACGATCGATTTTGTTCCCGGCGAAAACGCTGAAACGATTATGGCGAAATATCAGGAAAAACTCAGCACAACCCTATCACATTGTGATGAAGTCTTATTCCTTGTAGATACTTGGGGCGGCAGTCCGTTTAATGCGGCAAACCGTGTATCGGAAGGCAAAGACAATATGGATATTGTGACTGGGGTAAACGTGCCAATGTTGGTGGAAACCTTTATGGCGCGTGATGATGGCCCAAGTTTGCAAGAACTCGTGGCAATCGCGTTAGAAACAGGTCGTACGGGGGTTCGTGCGTTGAGATATGTGGAAGAAGAGCCAGAGCAAGCGCCGCAAGCCGTTGCTCAAGCCGCCCCTGCACCAAGCCAACCTGAAGTGGTTACACCAAATAAAGAAGGTCATCTTGTTGTTGGGCTTGCGCGTATTGATGACCGCTTAATTCACGGTCAAGTAGCAACGCGCTGGACAAAAGAAAGCAAAGTTTCTCGCATTGTGGTAGTCAATGACGATGTAGCGAAAGATAGCGTTCGTTCAACAATGCTGAAAAGCGTTGCACCACCGGGAGTAACCGCACACGTTGTGGGCGTAGATAAAATGATCCGCGTTTATAACAACCCTGAATATGCAGGCGAGCGTATGATGTTGTTATTCACCAATCCAACAGACGTGTTAAAACTGCTAGAAGCTGGCGTTGATATGAAATCCATCAACATTGGTGGTATGGCTTATAAAGATGGTAAGAAAATGATTACCAGTGCGGTATCTGTTGATGATAAAGACATTGACGCATTCAAAGCCATTGATGCAATGGGCGTGGAGCTTGATGTGCGTAAAGTATCAAATGATAGCCGTCAATATATGATGGATTTATTGAAGAAAAACAATCTTGTGTAAAGGATGAATATTATGGAAATTTCAACGCTACAAATTATTCTTGTATTTATCGTTGCCTGTATTTCAGGTATGGGATCGATCCTTGATGAATTTCAAACTCACCGTCCGCTTATCGCTTGTACCCTTGTGGGCTTAGTGTTAGGCGATATTAAAACGGGGATTATTGTGGGTGGTTCATTAGAATTACTTGCTCTTGGCTGGATGAACATTGGTGCGGCACTTGCACCTGATGCGGCATTAGCTTCTGTGGTTTCAACCATTCTTGTCATTGTGGGAGGTCAAGAAATCACTACCGCGATCGCTCTTGCCATTCCACTTGCCGCAGCAGGTCAAGTTTTAACCTATGTGGTGCGTGCAATTACTGTGGGTTTCCAACACGCTGCAGACCGTGCCATTGAAGATGGCAATTTAACTCGCTTAGACTGGATTCACTGCAGCGCCTTGATTTTACAAGCAATGCGTATTGCAATCCCAGCGTTAATCGTTGCTTTAACCGCAGGTACAGACGCTGTGCAAGCAATGTTAAATGCAATTCCGCCAGTTGTGACAACAGGCTTAAAAATTGCCGGTGGAATTATCGCCGTTGTGGGTTACGCAATGGTGATCAATATGATGCGCGCAGGCCACTTAATGCCATTTTTCTACGCAGGCTTTGTGATTGCCGCCTTTACTGATTTCAACCTTGTTGCCTTAGGTGTGCTAGGTGCAATTATGGCAGCACTTTATATCCAACTTCACCCGAAATACAACCAAAGTAAACAAGTGGTGCAAGTGGTTTCAAATGGCAACAATGATCTTGATAACAGATTAGATTAATGGGGTAAGAAAAATGACAACTGAAATGAAAAAAGTAACCCAAAGCGATTTAAATAAAGTGGTAATGCGTTCTAACCTTTTCCAAGGTTCTTGGAACTTTGAGCGTATGCAAGCACTAGGCTTCGCTTATTCAATGGTGCCTGTTATCAAGCGTTTATACCCAGATCCAAATTCTCAAGAACGCAAAGATGCAATCAAACGCCATTTAGAATTCTTTAAC
This window contains:
- the coaE gene encoding dephospho-CoA kinase (Dephospho-CoA kinase (CoaE) performs the final step in coenzyme A biosynthesis.), translating into MSYIVGVTGGIGSGKSTIVDLFAELGAEIIDADIIAREVVAKGTPLLAEIAAHFGETILLDSGELNRQALRQIVFERPQEKAWLNNLLHPAIRREMLHQLAQSQAPYVLWVVPLLIENDLMEFCDRVLVVDVLPETQLLRASKRDQNKIALIQNIMTSQVSREKRLSVADDVVDNEPELSQNLPYLQQKVLELHHQYLQLAKEKEKTNG
- a CDS encoding prepilin peptidase, encoding MITLATFLLGGFVGLLIFLYIATFVQRLKQAVWQDYCEFFQPQQKEKPMLHSSWQNKKSGSFLCYIFAFAGLFALCSKLNADPYITLWWAIWLSLVILISIIDWLYRLISPLLCVWLFLWILLGVHWHIILLSLEQALASAVGILLIFYSICYISQMVYHKTMLGEGDCWLAFALGAGVFWQKLPHFVFLACCYAIIFCGIQKLCRRDGQQIVQQIPFAPFLSLSALSLLLLR
- a CDS encoding type II secretion system F family protein, whose product is MNNHKMKLFNWQATNFLQQKQQGMIVAENIEIARQALFQRQLQNIKLQRNWQFPRKPKANELYELINQLALLLKSAVPIKQSLQLLLQNCTVISLNLWLGRLIEDLESGLSFAQGIEKQGKYFSQQEQQLIQVGEMTGKLAQVCEQIAQYRQHSLILQRKIQKILLYPMLVLGISVLLTLLLLIFIVPQFAEMYGNNNASLPAFTAFLLHLSEGLQQHFWQLALLFILVLLFIRFRLKRSAKLITWKNRCINKMPIFGKITQLARLIRFSQALALMLRSGVPLNMALQSFFPKQQSWQVEKSDVADPVLNQAVETALYWLNQGYKFSDSVASDFFPMTAQQMLKIGEESGQVAQMLQHIADKYQQDLNHQVDLLSQLLEPLLMVIIGGLIGAVLLGMYLPIFNMGAMIQ
- the manX gene encoding PTS mannose transporter subunit IIAB; protein product: MAIAIIIATHGVAAEQLLKTTEMLIGEQENVATIDFVPGENAETIMAKYQEKLSTTLSHCDEVLFLVDTWGGSPFNAANRVSEGKDNMDIVTGVNVPMLVETFMARDDGPSLQELVAIALETGRTGVRALRYVEEEPEQAPQAVAQAAPAPSQPEVVTPNKEGHLVVGLARIDDRLIHGQVATRWTKESKVSRIVVVNDDVAKDSVRSTMLKSVAPPGVTAHVVGVDKMIRVYNNPEYAGERMMLLFTNPTDVLKLLEAGVDMKSINIGGMAYKDGKKMITSAVSVDDKDIDAFKAIDAMGVELDVRKVSNDSRQYMMDLLKKNNLV
- a CDS encoding PTS mannose/fructose/sorbose transporter subunit IIC yields the protein MEISTLQIILVFIVACISGMGSILDEFQTHRPLIACTLVGLVLGDIKTGIIVGGSLELLALGWMNIGAALAPDAALASVVSTILVIVGGQEITTAIALAIPLAAAGQVLTYVVRAITVGFQHAADRAIEDGNLTRLDWIHCSALILQAMRIAIPALIVALTAGTDAVQAMLNAIPPVVTTGLKIAGGIIAVVGYAMVINMMRAGHLMPFFYAGFVIAAFTDFNLVALGVLGAIMAALYIQLHPKYNQSKQVVQVVSNGNNDLDNRLD